In Alteribacter lacisalsi, a genomic segment contains:
- the ezrA gene encoding septation ring formation regulator EzrA — translation MIPILYSLAALAVILFIAGTLARKRIYKEVDRLEQWKMRIMNEPVTEEIGKIKGLTMSGETEQRFEAWRSEWDDILTKALPDAEEKLFDIEDAANRYRFKKAKKLIAEVDTTLAAVEGHMKNMIKEINELVESEEHNREEINDVQNYYDETKKKLWMKRSALGKAGIKLDEMMKNVHGSFEQFEEETLEGNYLQARQTLEQMKISLQEIHNLIEEVPQYLLLIDKELPKQLTELERGLKEMEEQGFAIEHFSFGSQITEMKVTLTGLAESIDQVEVEKVKEPVAAIQRTIDEIYENLEYEALSKQVVTQQIQEVGARVDLLPDLYRQLIEETDEVKSTYRLTEDDYKQQYQIEKTVRDLTQQFMIIEDYYDNSKQTYTAVRTMIKEYLTKLENGEREMLQAKEVLEEMRSDERKAEETLRELKQQLINTQKKLQRSNIPGLPRQVLSELDKAEEAFIRAAGKLDEVPLSIEDVTKHVDQAHDHITNVTQTIGDVIETATLAERLIQYGNRYRRQSDSLNLQLLKAEDAFRNYQYEDALNISVQAIRPVDPHALEKVQKENEKTLQPSV, via the coding sequence ATGATTCCCATTTTATACAGTCTTGCAGCGCTTGCAGTGATTCTTTTTATTGCAGGGACGCTGGCAAGAAAACGCATATATAAAGAAGTGGACCGGCTTGAACAGTGGAAAATGAGAATCATGAACGAACCGGTGACAGAAGAAATAGGAAAGATTAAAGGTCTGACCATGTCAGGCGAAACCGAGCAGCGTTTTGAAGCATGGCGGTCCGAATGGGATGACATCCTGACAAAAGCGCTTCCTGATGCAGAAGAAAAGCTGTTTGATATCGAAGATGCGGCAAACCGCTACAGATTTAAAAAAGCGAAAAAGCTGATCGCAGAAGTAGACACTACGCTGGCTGCTGTTGAAGGCCATATGAAGAATATGATTAAAGAAATCAATGAACTGGTTGAGAGTGAAGAGCATAACCGGGAAGAAATTAATGATGTTCAAAATTATTACGATGAGACCAAAAAGAAATTATGGATGAAACGAAGCGCCCTGGGAAAAGCAGGGATTAAACTTGATGAGATGATGAAGAATGTCCATGGTTCATTTGAACAGTTTGAAGAAGAAACACTGGAAGGGAACTATTTGCAGGCTCGTCAGACGCTCGAACAGATGAAAATTTCTCTCCAGGAGATCCACAATCTCATTGAGGAAGTTCCCCAGTATCTCCTTCTTATTGATAAAGAACTGCCTAAGCAGCTTACGGAATTGGAGCGGGGTCTTAAAGAGATGGAGGAGCAGGGCTTTGCCATTGAACATTTTTCGTTTGGGAGTCAGATTACCGAAATGAAAGTAACGTTGACCGGACTGGCTGAGAGCATTGACCAGGTTGAGGTTGAGAAAGTAAAAGAGCCGGTTGCCGCTATCCAGAGGACGATCGATGAGATCTATGAGAACCTCGAATACGAAGCCCTTTCCAAACAGGTAGTTACCCAGCAGATCCAGGAGGTCGGCGCCAGAGTCGATCTGCTTCCTGATCTTTACCGTCAGTTAATTGAAGAAACCGATGAAGTCAAAAGCACGTACAGGCTGACAGAAGATGACTACAAACAGCAGTACCAGATTGAAAAAACTGTCCGGGATCTTACTCAGCAGTTTATGATCATTGAGGATTACTACGACAACTCGAAACAGACATATACAGCAGTCAGAACCATGATCAAAGAGTATCTCACGAAGCTGGAGAACGGCGAGCGTGAAATGCTTCAGGCGAAAGAAGTGCTTGAAGAGATGCGGTCGGATGAACGGAAGGCCGAGGAGACATTGCGGGAACTTAAGCAGCAGCTCATTAATACACAGAAGAAGCTCCAGAGAAGTAATATTCCCGGTCTGCCTCGACAGGTTCTTTCCGAATTAGACAAAGCTGAGGAAGCGTTTATCCGTGCAGCGGGAAAGCTCGATGAAGTGCCTCTTTCCATTGAAGACGTTACAAAACACGTTGATCAGGCACATGATCATATCACAAATGTAACGCAAACGATCGGTGATGTAATTGAAACCGCTACTCTGGCCGAGCGCCTTATCCAGTATGGGAACCGATACCGCAGGCAGAGCGACAGCCTGAATCTGCAGCTCCTTAAGGCAGAAGATGCCTTCAGAAATTACCAGTATGAGGACGCGCTGAATATCAGTGTCCAGGCAATTCGCCCGGTCGACCCACATGCATTAGAGAAAGTACAAAAGGAAAATGAAAAAACCCTGCAGCCTTCGGTGTAA
- the brnQ gene encoding branched-chain amino acid transport system II carrier protein, which yields MKNEKTLTPREIWTIGFMMFALFLGAGNLIFPPALGQEAGTSVWTAVLGFLVTGVGLPVLAIIVVAKSGGDLQNVSVRVGRIFGLFFPLAVYLAIGPLFGIPRTGSVAFEIGALPYLEGEGHSLFMLVFTVLFFGISYWLALNPSKLVSRVGKFLTPVLVGLLAILAVNVFVRPPGDIQPPEGAYSSQPFFTGFLEGYLTMDAIAALVFGIVVISRIKEYGVTDSRQLTGKAVQVGLIAGTGLALVYFSLAYLGATSVTALGIQENGGLILTSVSQMLLGNIGLVLLSFVITIACLTTSTGLISAFGEYLKKLFPKVPYPLTTGIIALFSLTMANMGLTQLIQFSLPMLIMIYPVAIVLIVLVLADPLFNGRKAVYKGAVAGAALVSIPEGLITAGLFADFLAGTVGALPFFDLGIGWAVPALAGAAAGLAASSVKKKSM from the coding sequence ATGAAAAACGAGAAAACGCTTACACCGAGAGAGATTTGGACGATTGGTTTTATGATGTTTGCTCTGTTCCTGGGAGCAGGCAATCTGATTTTCCCTCCTGCACTCGGGCAGGAAGCAGGAACAAGTGTATGGACAGCCGTGCTGGGATTCCTCGTGACAGGGGTCGGGCTTCCCGTGCTCGCCATAATAGTAGTGGCAAAATCCGGCGGCGACCTCCAGAACGTTTCCGTGCGGGTCGGACGGATATTCGGTTTATTTTTTCCACTTGCCGTTTATTTAGCCATCGGTCCTCTTTTCGGGATTCCCCGTACCGGCAGTGTAGCATTTGAAATTGGTGCACTTCCCTATTTGGAAGGAGAAGGGCACAGCCTGTTTATGCTTGTTTTTACCGTGTTGTTTTTCGGGATAAGTTACTGGCTCGCTCTTAACCCTTCAAAACTTGTATCCAGAGTTGGTAAATTTCTCACACCTGTTCTTGTAGGACTTCTGGCCATACTTGCGGTGAACGTATTTGTAAGGCCTCCTGGGGACATACAGCCACCAGAAGGTGCCTACAGCAGCCAGCCGTTTTTCACAGGTTTTCTTGAAGGATATCTTACGATGGATGCAATCGCCGCCCTCGTATTCGGTATTGTTGTAATTTCAAGAATTAAGGAATACGGGGTAACAGATTCCCGCCAGCTTACAGGGAAAGCTGTACAGGTAGGTCTGATCGCCGGCACGGGCCTTGCGCTCGTCTACTTTTCACTCGCTTATCTCGGAGCGACAAGTGTAACTGCGCTCGGCATTCAGGAAAATGGCGGACTGATTCTCACATCCGTATCCCAGATGCTCCTTGGTAACATTGGTCTCGTCCTTTTATCCTTTGTTATAACAATTGCCTGTCTGACGACATCTACCGGTCTCATTTCAGCATTTGGGGAGTATCTGAAGAAGCTCTTTCCCAAGGTTCCCTATCCCCTTACAACCGGCATCATCGCTCTTTTCAGTCTGACGATGGCCAATATGGGGCTTACACAGTTGATTCAGTTTTCTCTGCCCATGCTGATTATGATTTATCCGGTTGCGATTGTCCTTATTGTACTTGTATTGGCTGATCCCCTGTTTAACGGGCGAAAAGCCGTGTACAAAGGTGCCGTTGCAGGTGCAGCTCTCGTAAGTATCCCTGAAGGACTTATTACCGCCGGGCTGTTCGCCGACTTCCTTGCCGGCACGGTTGGTGCGCTTCCGTTTTTTGACCTCGGCATTGGCTGGGCGGTACCTGCCCTGGCTGGTGCAGCAGCCGGATTAGCCGCCTCTTCAGTAAAAAAGAAATCGATGTAA